The Bradyrhizobium sp. WBAH42 genome includes a window with the following:
- a CDS encoding ABC transporter ATP-binding protein, protein MTALLETRGVWQRFGGLIANSDVSISVGRGEIVGLIGPNGAGKSTLFNLIAGVLPPTQGSIIFDGEDVTTLPAAARCQRGIGRTFQVVKSFETMTVIDNVIVGALVRNTVMREARRKAHEVLEFTGLAARADVLASDLVPAEKRRLEVARALATEPKLLLLDECLTGLTPTEAQTGVALVRKVRDAGITVLMVEHVMEIVMPLVDRAIVLDLGKVLVEGKPADVVRDPKVIKAYLGDRHAVGA, encoded by the coding sequence ATGACCGCGCTACTCGAAACCCGCGGCGTCTGGCAGCGCTTCGGCGGTCTGATCGCCAACAGCGACGTCTCGATCTCGGTCGGCCGCGGCGAGATCGTCGGCCTGATCGGCCCGAACGGCGCCGGCAAGTCGACGCTGTTCAATCTGATCGCCGGCGTGTTGCCGCCAACCCAGGGCTCGATCATCTTCGACGGCGAGGACGTCACGACTCTGCCGGCGGCCGCGCGCTGCCAGCGCGGGATCGGGCGCACCTTCCAGGTGGTCAAAAGCTTCGAGACGATGACGGTCATCGACAACGTCATCGTCGGCGCTCTCGTGCGCAACACCGTGATGCGCGAGGCGCGCCGTAAGGCGCATGAGGTGCTGGAATTCACCGGGCTCGCCGCGCGCGCCGACGTGCTCGCGAGCGACCTGGTGCCGGCCGAAAAGCGCCGCCTCGAAGTCGCACGGGCGCTTGCGACCGAACCGAAGCTGCTGCTGCTCGACGAGTGCCTCACTGGCCTCACGCCGACCGAGGCGCAGACCGGCGTTGCCCTGGTGCGCAAGGTGCGCGATGCCGGTATCACCGTGCTGATGGTCGAGCACGTCATGGAGATCGTGATGCCGCTGGTCGACCGCGCCATTGTGCTCGACCTCGGCAAGGTGCTGGTCGAGGGCAAGCCCGCCGACGTCGTGCGCGATCCCAAGGTGATCAAGGCATATCTGGGAGATCGTCATGCTGTCGGTGCGTGA
- a CDS encoding ABC transporter ATP-binding protein: MLSVREVTTAYQGLVAISAVSIEVEKGEIVCVAGANGAGKSTLLKSIAGAERPRSGTVTFDGKRLDGMAQHHITATGIAYVPENRRLFPRLSVRDNLRLGSYLYRGEADREAPLDLVFNLFPRLQERLEQRAETLSGGEQQMLAISRALMTRPRLLMLDEPSQGIMPKLVDEIFQAVKRIRDAGMTVLIVEQRMAECLEIADRAYILQTGRVLMQGRSAEIKGNPDVRKAYLGL, from the coding sequence ATGCTGTCGGTGCGTGAAGTCACCACCGCCTATCAGGGCCTGGTCGCGATCTCCGCGGTCTCGATCGAGGTGGAGAAGGGCGAGATCGTCTGCGTCGCCGGCGCCAACGGCGCGGGCAAGTCGACGTTGCTCAAATCCATCGCCGGTGCCGAACGCCCGCGTTCGGGCACCGTGACGTTCGACGGCAAACGCCTCGACGGCATGGCGCAGCATCACATCACGGCCACCGGCATCGCCTATGTGCCGGAAAACCGCCGCCTGTTCCCGCGCCTGTCGGTCCGCGACAATCTTCGCCTCGGCAGCTATCTCTACCGCGGCGAGGCGGACCGCGAGGCGCCGCTCGATCTCGTTTTCAACCTGTTCCCGCGCCTTCAGGAGCGTTTGGAGCAGCGCGCCGAGACGCTCTCTGGCGGCGAGCAGCAGATGCTCGCCATCAGCCGCGCCCTGATGACGCGACCGCGGCTGTTGATGCTGGACGAGCCCTCGCAAGGAATCATGCCGAAACTGGTGGACGAGATCTTCCAGGCGGTGAAGCGCATCCGCGACGCCGGAATGACGGTGCTGATCGTCGAGCAGCGCATGGCCGAGTGCCTGGAGATCGCCGACCGCGCCTACATCCTGCAGACCGGCCGCGTGCTGATGCAGGGCCGGTCCGCGGAGATCAAGGGCAATCCCGACGTGAGGAAGGCGTATCTCGGATTGTAG
- a CDS encoding aldolase — translation MTAMRTETSNETRLREEICRFGRSLFERGLTPGSSGNISVKLDDGGWLVTPTNASLGFLDPAKLSRLDSGSRLVSGDAPTKEVPLHTALYDTRGSARAIVHLHSTHSVALSMLPEIDPRAALPPMTAYYLMKCGATALVPYYRPGDPAVADAIKGLAGKYSSVLLANHGPVVAGDTLEAAVFATEELEETAKLYLLLRGMNPRYLSPEQVKDLVKVFGVTLPEHGHDD, via the coding sequence ATGACGGCCATGAGAACCGAAACGAGCAACGAAACAAGGCTGCGCGAGGAGATTTGCCGCTTCGGACGATCCCTGTTCGAGCGCGGGCTGACGCCAGGCTCCTCCGGCAATATCAGCGTCAAGCTGGACGACGGAGGCTGGCTGGTGACGCCGACCAACGCCTCGCTCGGTTTCCTCGATCCCGCAAAACTGTCACGGCTGGATAGCGGGAGCCGGCTGGTCTCGGGCGATGCGCCGACCAAGGAAGTTCCGCTGCACACGGCCCTCTACGATACGCGCGGAAGCGCGCGGGCCATCGTGCATCTGCACTCCACGCATTCGGTCGCGCTCTCGATGCTCCCCGAGATCGACCCGCGCGCCGCGCTGCCGCCGATGACCGCCTATTACCTGATGAAATGCGGCGCCACCGCACTCGTGCCCTATTACCGCCCCGGCGATCCCGCGGTCGCGGATGCGATCAAGGGGCTGGCGGGGAAATATTCATCCGTGCTGCTCGCCAATCACGGTCCGGTCGTTGCCGGCGACACGCTGGAAGCCGCCGTGTTCGCCACGGAGGAGCTGGAGGAGACGGCGAAGCTGTACCTGCTGCTGCGCGGGATGAACCCGCGGTATCTGTCGCCGGAGCAGGTGAAGGATCTGGTGAAGGTGTTCGGGGTGACGCTGCCGGAGCATGGGCACGACGATTGA
- the ltnD gene encoding L-threonate dehydrogenase produces MSASTSQSQRIAVVGLGSMGFGMATSLKRAGHAVTGCDVSADAVARFVKDGGAGAKTPAEAAKDADIVVSVVVNAAQTEAILFGKDGTAETMPKDSVFVSSATMDPDVARRLAKQLEATGRHYLDAPISGGAQRAAQGELTILASGSPAAFAKARPALDAMAAKLYELGDAAGQGAAFKMINQLLAGVHIAAASEAIAFAAKQGLDIRKVYEVITASAGNSWMFENRMPHVLDGDYTPRSAVEIFVKDLGIIQDMARSARFPVPVSAAALQMFLMTSAAGMGRDDDASVARMYAQVTGVKLPGDK; encoded by the coding sequence ATGTCCGCCTCCACGTCACAAAGTCAGCGTATCGCCGTCGTCGGGCTCGGTTCGATGGGATTTGGCATGGCGACCTCGCTCAAGCGCGCCGGCCACGCCGTGACCGGCTGCGACGTCTCGGCGGATGCCGTCGCGCGCTTCGTGAAGGACGGCGGCGCGGGAGCCAAGACGCCGGCCGAAGCGGCCAAGGACGCCGATATCGTCGTCAGCGTCGTCGTCAATGCCGCGCAGACCGAGGCGATCCTGTTCGGCAAGGATGGCACCGCCGAGACCATGCCAAAGGACAGCGTCTTCGTCTCCTCGGCGACCATGGACCCGGATGTGGCGCGGCGCCTGGCTAAGCAGCTGGAGGCGACCGGCCGGCATTATCTGGATGCGCCGATCTCCGGCGGAGCACAGCGCGCCGCGCAAGGCGAATTGACGATTCTTGCCTCCGGCAGCCCGGCCGCCTTTGCCAAAGCGCGGCCGGCGCTCGATGCCATGGCTGCCAAGCTCTACGAGCTCGGCGATGCCGCCGGGCAGGGCGCTGCGTTCAAGATGATCAATCAGCTGCTCGCCGGCGTTCACATCGCCGCCGCCAGCGAAGCGATTGCGTTCGCGGCCAAGCAGGGCCTCGACATCCGCAAGGTCTACGAGGTGATCACGGCCTCGGCCGGCAATTCCTGGATGTTCGAGAACCGCATGCCGCACGTGCTCGACGGCGACTACACGCCGCGCAGCGCGGTGGAGATCTTCGTCAAGGATCTCGGCATCATCCAGGACATGGCGCGCAGCGCCCGATTCCCGGTGCCGGTCTCCGCCGCCGCGCTCCAGATGTTCCTGATGACGTCGGCCGCCGGCATGGGCCGGGACGATGACGCATCGGTGGCGCGGATGTATGCGCAGGTCACCGGCGTCAAGCTGCCCGGCGACAAGTAA
- the otnI gene encoding 2-oxo-tetronate isomerase, with protein MPRFAANLSMMFTEVPFLDRFDAAAQAGFTAVEFLFPYEHPAEAVGERLKRNGLTQALFNMPPGDWNAGEKGFAALPSRFSDLKASLETALPYAKATGVKRLHLMAGIANRSERAAIEAFYKSVAWAAEFFAPHGIDVVIEPINARNVPGYFLNDFGFARDLIQELRLANLKLQFDIYHCQIIHGDVTMRLREMMPIIGHIQIASIPSRNEPDGEELNYPFLFDELDRLGYAGFVGCEYNPRGKTTDGLAWFKPYAGVKP; from the coding sequence ATGCCCCGTTTCGCCGCCAATCTCTCGATGATGTTCACCGAGGTGCCGTTCCTCGACCGCTTCGACGCCGCTGCGCAAGCGGGCTTCACCGCGGTCGAGTTCCTGTTTCCCTACGAGCATCCCGCCGAGGCCGTCGGCGAGCGGCTCAAGCGCAACGGCCTGACCCAGGCGCTGTTCAACATGCCGCCGGGCGACTGGAACGCCGGCGAGAAGGGCTTTGCCGCGCTGCCATCACGCTTCTCCGATCTCAAGGCGAGCCTGGAGACGGCACTGCCTTATGCCAAGGCGACCGGTGTCAAGCGCTTGCACCTGATGGCCGGCATCGCCAACCGCAGCGAGCGCGCCGCGATCGAGGCCTTCTACAAATCGGTGGCCTGGGCTGCGGAATTCTTCGCGCCGCACGGCATCGACGTCGTTATCGAACCGATCAATGCGCGCAACGTGCCCGGCTACTTCCTCAACGATTTCGGCTTCGCGCGGGATCTGATCCAGGAGCTGAGGCTTGCGAACCTGAAACTCCAGTTCGACATCTATCACTGCCAGATCATCCATGGCGACGTCACCATGCGCTTGCGCGAGATGATGCCGATCATCGGCCACATCCAGATCGCCAGCATTCCCTCGCGCAACGAGCCGGACGGCGAGGAGCTGAACTATCCGTTCCTGTTCGATGAGCTCGACCGGCTCGGCTATGCCGGCTTCGTCGGCTGCGAATACAATCCACGCGGTAAGACCACCGATGGCCTCGCCTGGTTCAAGCCCTATGCGGGAGTGAAGCCGTGA
- the otnK gene encoding 3-oxo-tetronate kinase, producing the protein MTLALGCIADDYTGASDLANTLTRAGLRTVQTIGIPADDLALPEVDAVVVSLKSRSIEAGLAVSRSRAADKWLRGRGAGHVLFKICSTFDSTDAGNIGLVMDALRADCGEGAVLVTPAFPETGRTVYQGNLFVGAVPLNESPLKDHPLNPMHDSNLVRVLARQSRTQIGLVDLATVTRGAEAVRARLAELAAKGIGAAIIDAVFDRDLETIGLVAAEHLLSVGASGMGLGLARALVSTGKVKSAPPSSETGAAVGGPAACLAGSCSQATLQQIAVAERIMPVLHLDPEQIVAGAGEAQRALDWARPRLAEGPVLIASSATPEAVAAVQARHGRDAAGHAIEQAMADIAEGLVQAGVRRLVVAGGETSGAVVDRLRIPGFLVGVEIAAGVPVLRAVGSEAGDMLLALKSGNFGGAEFFTDALGLMR; encoded by the coding sequence GTGACACTTGCATTGGGCTGCATCGCCGACGATTACACCGGCGCCTCCGACCTCGCCAACACGCTGACGCGCGCGGGCCTGCGCACCGTCCAGACCATCGGCATACCTGCCGACGATCTGGCGCTGCCCGAGGTCGATGCCGTCGTGGTGTCCTTGAAGAGCCGTTCGATCGAGGCCGGCCTTGCCGTGTCGCGCTCGCGCGCGGCGGACAAATGGCTGCGCGGCCGCGGCGCGGGCCACGTGCTGTTCAAGATCTGCTCGACCTTCGATTCCACCGATGCCGGCAATATCGGCCTCGTCATGGACGCGCTGCGTGCCGATTGCGGCGAGGGAGCCGTGCTGGTGACGCCGGCTTTTCCGGAGACCGGGCGCACCGTCTATCAGGGCAATTTGTTCGTCGGCGCCGTGCCGCTCAACGAGAGCCCGCTCAAGGACCATCCCCTCAACCCCATGCATGATTCCAACCTGGTGCGCGTGCTGGCGCGCCAGAGCAGGACGCAGATCGGCCTCGTCGATCTCGCCACCGTCACGCGCGGCGCGGAGGCGGTGCGGGCACGTTTGGCCGAACTCGCCGCCAAGGGCATCGGTGCCGCGATCATCGACGCCGTGTTCGACCGCGACCTCGAGACCATCGGTCTCGTCGCCGCCGAACACCTTCTATCGGTCGGCGCGTCCGGCATGGGCCTCGGGCTTGCGCGCGCGCTGGTGTCGACGGGCAAGGTGAAGTCGGCGCCGCCGAGCAGCGAAACCGGCGCTGCGGTCGGCGGACCGGCCGCATGCCTTGCCGGCAGCTGCTCGCAGGCGACGCTTCAGCAGATTGCCGTCGCCGAGCGCATCATGCCGGTGCTCCATCTCGATCCCGAGCAGATCGTCGCGGGCGCCGGCGAAGCGCAGCGCGCGCTGGACTGGGCAAGGCCGCGGCTTGCGGAAGGTCCGGTGCTGATCGCTTCGAGCGCGACGCCGGAAGCCGTTGCCGCCGTACAGGCACGCCACGGCCGGGATGCCGCCGGCCACGCCATCGAGCAGGCCATGGCCGATATCGCCGAGGGCTTGGTTCAGGCCGGCGTCCGGCGCCTGGTCGTCGCCGGTGGCGAGACATCCGGCGCCGTGGTCGATCGGTTGAGGATTCCCGGATTTCTCGTAGGAGTGGAAATCGCTGCGGGAGTTCCGGTGCTGCGCGCGGTCGGCTCGGAAGCTGGCGACATGTTGCTAGCCCTGAAGTCCGGAAATTTCGGCGGCGCGGAGTTCTTCACGGATGCGCTTGGGCTCATGCGCTGA
- a CDS encoding methyl-accepting chemotaxis protein: protein MLATISIRAKIISVVAFLLVAMAGMGLLAVMKMRSMNANTVDITTSWMPSVRVLGEIRAAVITYRNVVREHMLSETLDDKLAAEQTAATVTEMLAKARKNYEPMITSPEERALYGEWSKLWAEYQKGAEDVMELSRMEAGKVPHASHELNTKTVNKIGLMSDEVLQKDIDLNTKGGNQAASDAAESYYHAFMLASIILGAAVVTGVGVGFYLVRDVSSGISSITLPMQALGKGDLSAEVPHRGEKTEIGAMADVLQIFKEALIAKKAADEAAAADAEAKIERGRRVDNITREFETMIGEIVQTVSSASSQLEASASTLTATADRSQRLATTVAGASEEASTNVQSVASATEEMASSVGEISRQVQESARMAGDAVGQARATTERVSELSKAAARIGDVVELINTIAGQTNLLALNATIEAARAGEAGRGFAVVASEVKALAEQTAKATGEIGQQISGIQAATNDSVGAIKEISSTIERLSEISSAIAAAVEEQGAATQEIARNVQQAAQGTQQVSSNITDVQRGATETGTASSQVLSAAQMLSNDSSRLKTEVGRFLTSVRAA from the coding sequence ATGCTCGCCACCATTTCCATCCGCGCCAAGATCATCAGTGTCGTGGCGTTCCTGCTGGTCGCGATGGCCGGCATGGGCCTGCTCGCCGTCATGAAGATGCGGTCGATGAACGCCAACACGGTCGACATCACGACGAGCTGGATGCCGAGCGTGCGGGTGCTGGGCGAGATCCGGGCCGCCGTCATCACCTACCGCAACGTGGTCCGCGAGCACATGCTGTCCGAGACGCTGGATGACAAGCTGGCGGCAGAGCAGACTGCGGCGACCGTCACGGAGATGCTGGCCAAGGCTCGAAAGAACTACGAGCCGATGATCACCTCGCCGGAAGAGCGGGCGCTCTATGGCGAATGGTCGAAGTTGTGGGCTGAGTACCAGAAGGGCGCCGAGGACGTCATGGAACTGTCGCGCATGGAGGCGGGCAAAGTTCCGCATGCGTCCCATGAGCTCAATACCAAGACTGTCAACAAGATCGGCCTGATGTCCGACGAGGTCCTGCAGAAGGACATTGATCTCAACACCAAGGGCGGCAATCAGGCCGCCAGCGACGCCGCCGAGAGCTACTATCATGCGTTCATGCTGGCTTCGATCATTCTCGGCGCTGCCGTCGTAACCGGCGTCGGCGTCGGCTTCTATCTCGTCCGCGACGTCTCCAGCGGCATCAGCTCGATCACCCTGCCGATGCAGGCGCTGGGCAAGGGCGACCTCTCCGCCGAGGTCCCGCATCGCGGCGAGAAGACCGAAATCGGCGCCATGGCCGACGTGCTCCAGATCTTCAAGGAGGCGTTGATCGCCAAGAAGGCGGCCGACGAGGCCGCCGCAGCCGATGCCGAAGCCAAGATCGAGCGCGGCCGCCGCGTCGACAACATCACCCGCGAATTCGAAACGATGATCGGCGAGATTGTGCAGACCGTGTCGTCGGCCTCGAGCCAGTTAGAGGCCTCCGCCTCGACCCTGACCGCGACCGCCGACCGCTCGCAGCGGCTGGCGACCACGGTGGCCGGCGCTTCGGAGGAAGCCTCGACAAACGTGCAATCGGTGGCCTCAGCCACGGAGGAGATGGCCTCGTCGGTCGGCGAGATCAGCCGCCAGGTGCAGGAATCGGCGCGGATGGCGGGCGATGCCGTCGGTCAGGCCCGTGCCACCACCGAGCGCGTCAGCGAATTGTCCAAAGCCGCCGCGCGCATCGGCGACGTCGTCGAGCTGATCAATACCATCGCGGGCCAAACCAACCTGCTGGCGCTGAACGCCACCATCGAGGCGGCGCGCGCGGGCGAAGCCGGCCGCGGCTTTGCCGTCGTCGCCTCCGAGGTTAAGGCGCTCGCCGAGCAGACCGCGAAGGCGACCGGCGAGATCGGCCAGCAGATTTCCGGCATCCAGGCGGCGACCAATGATTCGGTCGGTGCGATCAAGGAGATCTCCTCGACGATCGAGCGCCTATCGGAGATCTCGTCCGCCATCGCCGCTGCGGTGGAAGAGCAGGGCGCCGCGACGCAGGAGATTGCGCGCAACGTGCAGCAGGCGGCGCAGGGAACCCAGCAGGTGTCGTCCAACATCACCGACGTGCAGCGCGGCGCGACCGAGACCGGCACGGCCTCATCGCAGGTGCTGTCCGCGGCGCAGATGCTGTCGAACGATTCGAGCCGGCTGAAGACCGAGGTCGGCAGGTTCCTGACGAGCGTCCGCGCTGCCTGA
- a CDS encoding acetyl-CoA acetyltransferase: MTDKNSIPEDRIPVIVGIGEIVDRPKEITEGLEPLDLLEQALRRAEADTGAKLLGEVQSLDVVNFLSWRYRDPEQLLAQRLGISPAHCYYGPVGGESPIRYIHEAAKRIARGECSVAAVCGAEAQSTATKAERAGIKLPWTPFAHDVEEPKRGAAFQKPLAVKLGVFRPVTVYPFYEAASSTHWGQTPREAMAESGTLWSRYSEAAVQNPNAWLKRRYAPEEITTPTADNRLIAWPYNKLMVANPSVNMGGALLLTSLAKARAAGVAEDKLVYPLGGASAEEPRDYLLRDQFYESHPQNAVLTSVMDLAGDGNRFDAIELYSCFPCVPKMARRTLGLGPDVQPTVTGGLTFFGAPLNTYMTHAACAMVRRVRDDARLGLLYGQGGFVTKHHALVVSKTPPREALAQETSVQDEADRNKRAVPEFVNEASGKGKVESFTVLYGRGGDVEHGVVMLRTEDDRRTLARIPASDGATLAHLLDMDRTPVGSLGEIAMAEDGVPEWRAA; this comes from the coding sequence ATGACTGACAAGAACTCTATCCCCGAAGACCGCATCCCCGTCATCGTCGGCATCGGCGAGATCGTCGATCGCCCCAAGGAGATCACGGAAGGCCTCGAGCCGCTCGACCTGCTCGAACAGGCGCTGCGGCGCGCGGAGGCGGACACCGGTGCAAAACTGCTCGGCGAGGTGCAATCGCTCGACGTCGTCAATTTCCTGAGCTGGCGCTATCGCGATCCGGAGCAGCTCTTGGCGCAGCGCCTCGGCATCTCGCCGGCGCATTGCTATTACGGTCCGGTCGGCGGCGAGAGCCCGATCCGCTACATCCACGAGGCGGCCAAGCGCATCGCGCGCGGCGAGTGCAGCGTTGCGGCGGTGTGCGGCGCGGAGGCGCAATCGACCGCGACCAAGGCGGAGCGCGCCGGCATCAAGCTGCCGTGGACGCCGTTCGCCCATGACGTCGAGGAGCCCAAGCGCGGCGCGGCCTTCCAGAAGCCCTTGGCAGTGAAGCTCGGCGTGTTTCGGCCCGTCACGGTGTATCCATTCTACGAAGCGGCCTCCTCGACGCATTGGGGCCAGACGCCGCGCGAGGCGATGGCGGAATCAGGCACGCTGTGGTCGCGCTATTCGGAAGCCGCCGTGCAAAACCCCAATGCCTGGCTGAAGCGGCGTTACGCGCCTGAGGAGATCACGACACCGACCGCGGACAACCGCCTGATCGCCTGGCCCTACAACAAGCTGATGGTGGCCAACCCCAGCGTCAACATGGGCGGCGCGCTGCTGCTCACCAGCCTCGCCAAGGCTCGGGCGGCCGGGGTCGCCGAGGACAAACTGGTCTACCCGCTCGGCGGTGCTTCGGCGGAAGAGCCGCGCGACTATCTGCTGCGCGACCAGTTTTACGAGAGCCACCCGCAGAACGCCGTGCTCACGAGCGTGATGGACCTCGCGGGCGACGGCAACAGGTTCGACGCGATCGAGCTCTACAGCTGCTTCCCCTGCGTGCCCAAGATGGCGCGGCGGACGCTGGGCTTGGGACCCGACGTGCAGCCGACCGTGACCGGCGGCCTCACGTTCTTCGGCGCGCCGCTCAACACCTACATGACGCATGCGGCCTGCGCGATGGTGCGGCGTGTGCGCGACGACGCCAGGCTCGGCCTGCTCTACGGCCAGGGCGGCTTCGTCACCAAGCACCACGCGCTGGTGGTGTCGAAGACGCCGCCGCGCGAGGCGCTGGCGCAGGAGACGAGCGTGCAAGACGAGGCCGACCGCAACAAGCGCGCGGTGCCGGAGTTCGTTAACGAGGCTTCGGGCAAGGGCAAGGTCGAGAGCTTCACCGTGCTCTACGGCCGCGGCGGCGACGTCGAGCACGGCGTGGTGATGCTGCGGACAGAGGACGATCGCCGCACGCTGGCGCGGATTCCGGCCAGCGATGGCGCGACGCTGGCGCATCTGCTCGACATGGACCGCACCCCGGTCGGCTCGCTCGGCGAGATCGCTATGGCAGAAGATGGCGTGCCGGAGTGGCGGGCGGCGTGA
- a CDS encoding nitronate monooxygenase, producing MKSPICDMLGIDFPLLAFSHCRDVVAAVSRAGGFGVLGATVHTPDTLERELKWIDDHVDGKPYGIDVLIPENISTAGEKDVTWKSLEARVPQEHRNYTRDLLKKYDIELTSSEVADNQPQPFDGKTALQLLEVSFDHPIRLIANALGVPPKAMIEMGKKHGVPVAALVGAKEHALRQVAAGVDILVVQGTEAGGHCGEVSTMVLVPEVIKAIKPIRDVPVLAAGGIMTGRQMAACMAMGAAGAWTGSVWLATVEAETTEIFREKMIAASSRDAVRSKGRTGKPARQLRSVWTDAWDRAPDSPGALPMPLQSIISRDAFHSIDRAAASGNARARDLVSYFVGQGVGLIDSVKSAGAVVQEFKQDFAEAVEHMNALVTE from the coding sequence ATGAAATCGCCGATCTGCGACATGCTGGGGATCGATTTCCCGCTGCTCGCCTTCAGCCATTGCCGCGACGTCGTTGCCGCCGTCAGCCGCGCCGGCGGGTTTGGTGTGTTGGGCGCGACGGTGCATACGCCGGATACGCTCGAGCGTGAGCTGAAGTGGATCGACGATCACGTCGACGGCAAGCCCTACGGCATCGACGTGCTGATCCCGGAAAACATCTCGACCGCGGGCGAGAAGGACGTCACCTGGAAGAGCCTGGAAGCGCGGGTGCCGCAGGAGCACCGCAACTACACGCGCGATCTGCTGAAGAAGTACGACATCGAGCTGACCAGCAGCGAGGTCGCGGACAACCAGCCGCAGCCGTTCGACGGCAAGACCGCGCTTCAGCTGCTCGAGGTCTCCTTCGATCATCCGATCCGCCTGATCGCCAACGCGCTGGGCGTGCCGCCGAAGGCGATGATCGAGATGGGCAAGAAGCATGGCGTGCCGGTCGCAGCGCTCGTCGGCGCCAAGGAGCACGCGCTGCGCCAGGTCGCGGCCGGGGTCGACATCCTCGTGGTGCAGGGCACCGAGGCTGGCGGCCATTGCGGCGAGGTCTCGACCATGGTGCTGGTGCCGGAGGTGATCAAGGCGATCAAGCCCATTCGCGACGTGCCGGTGCTGGCGGCCGGCGGCATCATGACGGGACGGCAGATGGCGGCCTGCATGGCGATGGGCGCGGCCGGCGCCTGGACCGGCTCGGTGTGGCTTGCGACCGTGGAGGCCGAGACCACGGAGATCTTTCGCGAGAAGATGATCGCGGCCTCCTCGCGCGATGCGGTGCGCTCGAAGGGCCGCACCGGCAAGCCGGCGCGGCAGCTCCGCTCGGTCTGGACCGATGCCTGGGACCGCGCGCCGGACAGCCCGGGCGCGCTGCCGATGCCGCTGCAAAGCATCATCAGCCGCGACGCCTTCCATTCGATCGACCGCGCCGCCGCAAGCGGCAACGCGAGGGCGCGCGATCTCGTCAGCTATTTCGTCGGCCAGGGCGTCGGCCTGATCGACAGCGTGAAATCAGCTGGTGCCGTGGTACAGGAGTTCAAGCAAGATTTCGCCGAAGCCGTCGAGCACATGAATGCGCTGGTGACGGAGTAG
- the yghU gene encoding glutathione-dependent disulfide-bond oxidoreductase — MTDAPYVPPKVWTWNKENGGQFANINRPIAGPTHDKELPVGKHPLQLYSLATPNGVKVTVMLEELLALGHKGAEYDAWLIRIGNGDQFGSGFVDINPNSKIPALMDRSGPEPIRVFESGSILFYLAEKFGAFLPKDIKTRTEAMSWLFWQMGSAPYLGGGFGHFYAYAPTKIEYAIDRFAMETKRQLDVLDRRLADNEYLAGKDYTIADIAVWPWYGALAKGLVYGAGEFLSVQDYKNVQRWTDQIAKRPAVKRGRMVNRVSGDPASQLHERHDASDFETKTQDKLVPAT, encoded by the coding sequence ATGACCGACGCCCCCTACGTGCCGCCTAAAGTCTGGACCTGGAACAAGGAGAACGGCGGTCAGTTCGCCAACATCAACCGACCCATTGCCGGCCCCACTCACGACAAGGAGCTGCCGGTCGGCAAGCATCCGCTTCAGCTCTACTCGCTGGCGACGCCGAACGGGGTGAAGGTCACCGTGATGCTGGAGGAGCTCCTGGCGCTCGGCCACAAGGGCGCCGAATACGACGCCTGGCTGATCAGGATCGGCAACGGTGACCAGTTCGGCAGCGGCTTCGTCGACATCAATCCGAATTCCAAGATCCCGGCGCTCATGGATCGCTCCGGCCCGGAGCCGATCCGGGTGTTCGAATCAGGCTCGATCCTGTTCTACCTCGCCGAGAAGTTCGGCGCCTTCCTGCCGAAGGACATCAAGACCCGCACCGAGGCGATGTCCTGGCTGTTCTGGCAAATGGGCAGCGCGCCCTATCTCGGCGGCGGCTTCGGCCATTTCTACGCCTATGCCCCGACCAAGATCGAATACGCCATCGACCGTTTCGCGATGGAGACCAAGCGCCAGCTCGATGTGCTCGACCGGCGTCTCGCCGACAACGAATATCTCGCGGGCAAGGACTACACGATCGCCGACATCGCGGTGTGGCCCTGGTACGGCGCGCTCGCCAAGGGCCTGGTCTATGGCGCCGGCGAATTCTTGTCGGTGCAGGACTACAAGAACGTGCAGCGCTGGACCGACCAGATCGCCAAGCGTCCGGCCGTCAAGCGCGGCCGCATGGTCAACCGCGTCTCCGGCGATCCCGCCAGCCAGCTCCACGAGCGCCACGACGCGTCCGATTTCGAGACCAAGACGCAGGACAAGCTCGTGCCCGCGACGTAG